One Methanolinea sp. DNA window includes the following coding sequences:
- a CDS encoding diphthine--ammonia ligase — MRLGVLCSGGKDSLYACMRAMQEEEVSCLITVLPDNPESFMFHTPNVALVRLQAEAAGIPLVACRSHGREEEELGDLSRAIATARDRYGIEGVVTGALRSVYQASRVQRVCMDLDLWCFNPLWHVDPALYMERLVSSGFHVIVSAVGSEPFGAEWLGRELDAAAVRDLAAYGEKYGISLTGEGGEYETLVLDAPFFHRKIVVEEAEAEWKNYRGIYRVTRARLEGK; from the coding sequence ATGAGACTCGGCGTCCTCTGTTCGGGGGGGAAGGACTCGCTCTACGCGTGCATGCGTGCAATGCAGGAGGAAGAGGTCTCCTGCCTCATCACGGTATTGCCCGATAACCCCGAGAGTTTCATGTTCCACACGCCGAACGTCGCGCTCGTCAGGCTCCAGGCGGAGGCAGCGGGGATCCCCCTCGTGGCCTGCAGGAGCCACGGCAGGGAGGAGGAGGAACTCGGGGACCTCTCCCGCGCGATTGCCACTGCGAGGGACAGGTACGGGATCGAGGGAGTGGTGACGGGCGCCCTGCGGTCGGTCTACCAGGCCTCGCGGGTCCAGCGCGTCTGCATGGACCTTGACCTATGGTGTTTCAACCCCCTCTGGCACGTGGATCCTGCCCTCTACATGGAACGCCTGGTCTCCTCCGGTTTCCACGTCATCGTCTCCGCTGTGGGATCCGAGCCCTTCGGCGCGGAATGGCTCGGGAGGGAGCTCGACGCCGCCGCGGTCCGGGACCTCGCGGCGTACGGGGAGAAGTACGGGATCTCCCTGACGGGGGAGGGTGGCGAATACGAGACGCTCGTCCTCGATGCACCCTTCTTCCACAGGAAGATAGTCGTCGAGGAGGCGGAAGCGGAGTGGAAGAATTACAGGGGGATCTACCGCGTCACGAGGGCCCGGCTGGAGGGGAAATGA